A portion of the Oncorhynchus masou masou isolate Uvic2021 chromosome 11, UVic_Omas_1.1, whole genome shotgun sequence genome contains these proteins:
- the LOC135548441 gene encoding cysteinyl leukotriene receptor 2-like, translating into MTSMQQYWTTDRGLTGGTGNMSLESEVRNLTCDCPIDSFKRSVFPAAYLLFFFLGLIANSASLWVFLSMYRRKRSITTVNLYMLNLLLSDLMLVCSLPLRAAYYLLDSHWPFGDITCRLVSYVFYINMYGSVYFLLALSVLRYLAVSRPYMFMNLEGGSCGWGGCLLIWIFVSLASAPLLSSGTIQEGEDRTRCLELGSSLGTIIVLNRAALVVGFALPFTVISVCYACVLLSLRQCRAGVEGMKRPSRRKSCALVILGLGIFMICFLPYHVVRTFFLAAERNAQLNGCADSCSYLQGIRKAAVVTLCLAAGNSCLDPFLFFFVGENFRDFCMKNGRRQRRVVNNTERQRLQVLQPIELTVN; encoded by the exons ATGACAAGTATGCAACAGTATTGGACCACAGACAGAG GTCTCACTGGAGGCACAGGTAATATGAGTTTGGAATCAGAGGTGAGGAATCTGACGTGCGATTGTCCCATTGACAGCTTCAAGCGCAGCGTGTTTCCTGCTGCATACCTGCTCTTCTTCTTCCTGGGCCTGATAGCCAACAGTGCCTCCCTCTGGGTCTTTCTGAGCAtgtacaggaggaagaggagtatcACCACAGTCAACCTGTACATGTTGAACCTGCTGTTGTCTGACCTCATGCTGGTGTGCTCACTGCCACTCAGGGCAGCATACTACCTGCTGGACTCCCATTGGCCGTTTGGGGACATCACTTGCCGCCTGGTCTCCTACGTATTCTATATCAACATGTATGGCTCTGTCTACTTCCTGCTGGCCCTGAGTGTCCTCCGTTACCTGGCCGTATCGCGCCCCTATATGTTCATGAATCTGGAGGGAGGATCCTGTGGTTGGGGAGGGTGTCTACTCATCTGGATATTTGTGTCGCTGGCCTCCGCACCCCTACTGAGTTCTGGGACTATCCAGGAGGGGGAAGACCGGACCCGCTGTCTGGAATTGGGCAGCAGCCTTGGCACCATCATCGTCTTGAACCGTGCTGCCCTGGTGGTTGGCTTCGCCCTGCCCTTCACTGTAATCTCTGTCTGCTACGCATGTGTGCTGCTCAGCTTGAGGCAGTGTAGGGCTGGGGTGGAGGGGATGAAGAGGCCCTCCAGGAGGAAGTCTTGTGCCCTCGTTATCCTCGGTCTCGGCATCTTCATGATCTGCTTCTTGCCCTACCATGTAGTACGAACCTTCTTCCTGGCAGCTGAGCGGAATGCTCAGCTAAATGGTTGTGCGGATTCTTGCAGCTATCTCCAAGGGATTCGGAAGGCCGCCGTGGTAACGCTCTGTCTTGCAGCAGGGAACAGCTGCCTGGACCCCTTCCTTTTCTTCTTTGTGGGAGAAAACTTCAGAGATTTCTGTATGAAAAATggtaggagacagaggagagttgttaacaacacagagagacagaggcttcAAGTGCTGCAGCCCATTGAATTAACAGTAAATTGA